A segment of the Manihot esculenta cultivar AM560-2 chromosome 13, M.esculenta_v8, whole genome shotgun sequence genome:
GATGTTTTAGTTAAGAAATTTTGAAAAAAGGACAATAAtacttttttttgaaaattcagGGAGCTTATACTAATTCTCCCTGATAACAACAACCATCAGAAAACCCTAGCCACCTTCCGCTTACATATAATTCAAAGAatcggagagagagagagagagagggtgcAAAATGGTGTCCGGATCGGGGATATGTGcgaaggtggtggtggtggatgcGCGGCATCACATGTTGGGGCGACTGGCGTCGACGGTAGCGAAGGAACTGCTGAACGGGCAGAAAGTGGTGGTGGTGCGGTGTGAGGAGATTTGCATGTCCGGAGGACTGGTAAGGCAGAAGATGAAGTACATGAGATTCCTCCGCAAGCGCATGAACACCAAGCCTTCTCATGGACCCATTCACTTCCGCGCCCCTGCTAAGATTTTCTGGCGTACTGTTCGTGGGTTTGTTCCTCCTTCGCTTTCCTATTACTTTGGGTTTAGTGATGCCATGTTTTGGAAAATGGAACATTGACCTTGGCATTAATTTGCTCTGCTAAGCATTAGTCTCAATTAATTGCTGCTGGTGTTAGAATGAATTtggaatttcttttttattgtggGGCAAAAGCTCTACTTTGGATGATGAAAGAGTTTAGCTGCTTATTTGTTTCCTAGGAATCTCGATTCAGCTAAGTTTTTGGCGTTCAAGAATCTTGGACTCATTTGTTTTGCTGTTGTTGCCAGAATGATCCCACACAAAACTAAGCGCGGGGAAGCTGCACTTGCACGTTTGAAGACTTATGAGGGTGTCCCATCCCCATATGACAAGATGAAGAGGATGGTTATCCCTGATGCCCTTAAGTAAGTATTCATAGTCTAAGTCTCTATTGTGTTTGGTGTTCTTTCAATTTTCtatgttgtttttgttttcCTAACTTAGTTATGAAAACTAGGGTGTTGAGACTTCAAAAGGGACATAAGTACTGCCTGTTAGGCCGGTTATCATCTGAGGTTGGATGGAACCACTATGACACCATCAGGGTGAGTCTATTGCTTGATTCTCTTACCATGCTCTTGTTCTTGGATTAATTAGCTAAGCATATTGTAGCTGATGTTGGCACTTGTCTGACAGTTTGTTTTTATATTCTAGCTGTTAGAATGGCAACGTTTGACGGATTTGCTGTATGTGATATTTGTCTTTATGTTCTGCTTCTGCTTGCAGCTTATTTTGTTTGGGAAACTCTACGATCTTGTTTGAGTTAATTGGTTTTTCTACGTCACTATAGATTTCACCTTGTCTCTGCTTATTAGTGTGAAACAACTAAGTTTACTTTCTTTTACTATTCTTTGctgataaattttattgatatcaAAGCTgttatgatatatgtactttgttATGCTTCTTAGCACTTTAACTAATGTTATTTGTGGTTTGTAAGCGTGCCAATAGTGTCATTTTCGTATTTGGCATGTCCATTTTGTTGGCTGCATACTGTCTTATAGAATTTCGGCCTGATAGTTGGTATCAATTTTAATGGCGGAGGGTTGTTGCCTCCTCTTCTCCTTTCTTGCTATTGTGTTTGGTGCAAGTGATAAGTAATTCTACGTCTAATGATCTTCTTGTCTAAAGGAGctggagaagaagagaaaggagaGATCTCAAGTTTTGTATGAGAGGAAGAAGCAACTGAATAAACTTAGGGTGAAGGCTGAGAAGGTTGCAGAGGAGAAACTTGGTTCCCAGATTGAGATACTGAGTGCTGTTAAGTACTGAGTGCTAGGAGCTTAGCTAGTTGCTCACAATTTTGTTCAGGTTATCGCTTAATGGACATTTGCTATGGTTTTACTCATGGAAGAAATTAGATTTAGAATTCAGTTTTTTctgtttgaatgattttgatATGGGACTTGCTATATTTGCGAATGCATCTTGGTGCTAAAGATTCCTTCTCTAAGGTTAATTTTGTCACTATTTCAAACTTAAAAAATGCAGAATGTATTTTCTCggaaaatatttaaatggttTCTTAATTTAACGGTTATTAAATTTACATAACACAACACATTTTCTATGTTTTAATTGTGGCAAAATTTCTTAAATGAAGCAATACGTTTTCTAATATTTCAATGCAATAAACTTCCATTAATCCACTAGAATCAGTTGTCTTAATGTTGTTAAATGCTTCAGTTGACAAATTGAGTTCATTTATGCCATCATAAAGAGTTTCTCTTTATTTATAACTCGGAAAGTTTTTCACTTGAAAAAGGCAAAGGTCCAGCTAAATCTTACAATACAAAAATGGACAATTTGAAGCTAGTGAAAAGAAAATTGATTCAACCAGAGAAACCTACCAAGAGCAGACGCATTTTCCTATCAAACATAGACTTGTCTCTTGTTACATATCAAGAATCCGTCTCATTTTTTGATCCCCCAAAGAATAAAATTAGCTTCTCTGAAACCTGCAATAGCCTGTACACTGCACT
Coding sequences within it:
- the LOC110630565 gene encoding 60S ribosomal protein L13a-4; its protein translation is MVSGSGICAKVVVVDARHHMLGRLASTVAKELLNGQKVVVVRCEEICMSGGLVRQKMKYMRFLRKRMNTKPSHGPIHFRAPAKIFWRTVRGMIPHKTKRGEAALARLKTYEGVPSPYDKMKRMVIPDALKVLRLQKGHKYCLLGRLSSEVGWNHYDTIRELEKKRKERSQVLYERKKQLNKLRVKAEKVAEEKLGSQIEILSAVKY